From the genome of Bacillus carboniphilus:
TAGGAATGTAGAACACCACCATATGAATCCCGGACGTTTTTTATAGTAAATCCACTCAATGAATCCGGATAAAATGGGAGCACTCCCAATGGCCACAACAGTTCCAATGGCCACCCCTGTTTTGGTAACGGCCGTGAAAAACAATGGTTGATATAAGGCCATGCTTAAGGCAGCCCAAAGTGTAGGCTTTATTGGCCAATTTTTAAAGTTTAATTTTCCTACTACAAGTACTATACACAATAAAAATAGACCACCTACAGCTAAGCGAGTTGCACCGATTGCAATCGGATGTGCTGCTTCAGGTGCAAGTGTCTGACTTGTCCCCGTAGTTCCCCAAAGTATGGCAGCCAGTAATATGTAAAATGGAGACAACTTTCTCTGCATTTATGCTCACCTCAAAAATAGATGGAAACATTAAACTTATAATCAGAAAACATCTTAAGGAGATTTTTGACCAAGTTTAATACTCCTTTATCCATTGTTATTAAATAGTTATTAGAGTGTTTTAACCATTATATAATCCGTTTGTTCTTCATCACCCATATAAAAAGAGTGTGCACCAGTTTGGACAAAGCCCATTTTCTTATAAAAAGAAATAGCATTCTCATTTTTTTCCCATACACCTAGCCAGATTTTTTCTTTATTACGTTCAAGTGCAATTTCCATAACTTTACTTAAAAGATATTTACCAAGACCTAGTTTCTGAAAACTATTCTTAAGGTAGATTCTCTCAATTTCCAGTGAATCCGTACCCATGTCTTCTGACTGTGCACCATTAGTATTCACCTTTAAATATCCAGCGACTTCACTATTAAAGTAGACAAAATAAAATTCCGAAGAGATATTGCAAAGTTCCGTTGTTAACTGTTTAGAATTAAAAGCTTTGTCTAAATAAAGTTTCATATTTTCAGGTGAATTCTGGTTTTGGAATGTATCGTTAAATGTTTCTATACTTATGTTTTGAAGTATTTGAAGATCATCTAGGTTACACTTTTTTATTTTCACACTCATTTTAACAACTCGCTTTCTTTCAAAAAACATTCAGTCGCGTTGTGCTACTGAACAACTAGAATAGGATTTCCATGTAATTGTAAATGTTCCGCTGATATGAGGATCCTCTTTAATATTTCACCATCTGTTTGCATAATCGTGATTCCATTAGATGGAATGGACTCGCTGACACCAGCCCCTCTTAAATCTTGGGATAGCCCCAATTGAAAAAAGATTAAAATAGGGGTTTCTTTTTTATCATAAAAGATTTGCTCCCCTTCAAATCTTGGGTTTCGAAAAACTCCACTCCCAATAAGGTATGTTGTTGATTCAAATCTTTTTTTTATTAGTCCCATGATTTCTGTCCTTGTCATGTCACTAGCAAGTGTTGAGTCAGGATCTATAAACACGCCCTCTTGTTCAAATTGTTGGTTAGAATAGCCTTCTAGGTCTAAAGATGAATAGTAGGGGGTATCACTTTTTTGACTACATCCTATTAACGAAATAAGGAATATAAACAATAGTGCCCTTTTACTCAAAGAATCCCCCCTTATCTTTTATGATTAACACTTTTGAGTTTAATAGAATTTTAACATAATATTCCATAGAATCTGCTCTTTTGACCTGAATAAAAGGCAAAATAAAAAGACCGTCTCTTTCAACGACCTCCTTAAATAGATATTTAACAACCCTTACTTGCTATAGCTAAGTACTTTTCGCTTCATGGACAAAGTTGTCACTGGCCCACTTACCTTCTCTCATGAAAAACTCAATAACTATTTTTCGATCTGTTGGAGGATTCTCAATCCATTCATGCAAGGTGGAAATGATAGCTTTTTTGGGAGGGAAGTAGTTGATAAACACCTCGGATTGCTCGTGAATTCTTGTTGACCAAATCTGAGAACGGGCCATTACCATAGAATAATAGGTTCGTATAAGCTTCCGAGCAAAGCTTTGTGTAATGGATTTTAATTCCTCGGTAGATGCTGCTTCTAGCCGGCTTATGGTCCGAGTAAGAACATCACGAATATCTCCATTAAAACTTATGGCTATTTCTGATGTGAGTTTGTAAGGACCAAATCTGCTTCGCAAGTCTTCGCCATGCACACAAACACAGAGTTCTTTAAGAAATGCCATTTCATAGTAATTCGCTGGATCAATCATATAGTTGTAGTATCCAACAGCAATGCCTACATCACGAACGAGAGATTGATTTTTTTGAGACAAATCTCCTGCAATGCTCTTTATTTTTTTAATCTCGTCTGGACTGAGTGAATCATTAAACAAAGCGAGAAGATCTAAATCTGACTTGTTGATAATGGCTTCCCCCCTGGCTACACTGCCGTAAATATAGACACTGTGTAATTGATCCGGAAACAACTTACTAAGGTTCTCCACGGACTCTTGAATGCAAGGGGTGTAGATAGGTTCAATCTTGTCTTTACTGACGTCACTAACAATATAACCATTATGGTCAAGACCAAATCCTGCTCTTAGATTACTCATTGGTATCTCCGTCCTTGTGTAGGTACATTTTTTTAAAAAACTGATTCACTTCATTCATTTCTTATCTTTTATTAGTTTCTCATCTATTTTTTTAACAGCCCACCCAATCAGACTAAACATTATCCCAAACACCCAAGTATGCACAAGATCCTGTAATAAAGGAAATAGAATAAATATGAGGATTCCCACTCCTATCAAAACTCGACAAATGTGCATAGCTTCATTCCAATTTTTTTGACTTTCTTCATCTAGATTTCGCATGAGCACCCTCGCTTTTCTTGCCTTAACTCCTAGATTCATTGTAGATTTCCGGGATGTCCTTTAATAAGTAAGTTTTTAGTACATCATTAAGT
Proteins encoded in this window:
- a CDS encoding nucleotidyltransferase domain-containing protein; this encodes MSNLRAGFGLDHNGYIVSDVSKDKIEPIYTPCIQESVENLSKLFPDQLHSVYIYGSVARGEAIINKSDLDLLALFNDSLSPDEIKKIKSIAGDLSQKNQSLVRDVGIAVGYYNYMIDPANYYEMAFLKELCVCVHGEDLRSRFGPYKLTSEIAISFNGDIRDVLTRTISRLEAASTEELKSITQSFARKLIRTYYSMVMARSQIWSTRIHEQSEVFINYFPPKKAIISTLHEWIENPPTDRKIVIEFFMREGKWASDNFVHEAKST
- a CDS encoding N-acetyltransferase, with the protein product MSVKIKKCNLDDLQILQNISIETFNDTFQNQNSPENMKLYLDKAFNSKQLTTELCNISSEFYFVYFNSEVAGYLKVNTNGAQSEDMGTDSLEIERIYLKNSFQKLGLGKYLLSKVMEIALERNKEKIWLGVWEKNENAISFYKKMGFVQTGAHSFYMGDEEQTDYIMVKTL